In Penaeus monodon isolate SGIC_2016 chromosome 15, NSTDA_Pmon_1, whole genome shotgun sequence, a genomic segment contains:
- the LOC119581860 gene encoding survival of motor neuron-related-splicing factor 30-like: MAEDLGASLHTYKVQLEQVEAALTSDPNNAELLKLKGDLQEVITLTRNLIDAQANSATTNAGQSTEEPVTTSGAVKAWKVGDKCLAIWSEDSQWYDAVIDAITDDGLVAVSFEGYGNSDVTKLSLLKERIPGESRGQHKPGASAELDKNKRKQMEAQRQQAKKRKQKKHDRQKMIEEAHEADKAKWQAFSTKVRGTKKLKGVTKKSIFATPDAANGRVGIGTCGIGGKPMTEYTHAEKWRKGT; encoded by the exons ATGGCGGAGGATCTCGGTGCCAGTTTACATACTTATAAAGTTCAATTAGAGCAG GTTGAGGCAGCGCTGACCTCAGACCCAAACAATGCCGAGCTGCTGAAACTCAAAGGAGACTTGCAGGAGGTTATCACACTCACCAGAAATCTAATTGATGCACAAG CCAACTCTGCAACAACAAATGCAGGGCAGAGTACGGAAGAACCAGTCACTACCTCAGGAGCTGTCAAAGCATGGAAGGTTGGGGATAAGTGCCTGGCTATCTGGTCAGAAGATTCTCAATG GTACGATGCAGTTATTGATGCCATAACAGATGATGGGCTTGTAGCTGTCAGTTTTGAGGGCTATGGAAATTCAGATGTAACTAAGCTATCATTACTGAAGGAAAGAATCCCAGGGGAAAGCAGAGGTCAACACAAGCCTGGTGCCTCAGCAGAACTAGATAAGAATAA GAGAAAGCAGATGGAAGCTCAGCGTCAGCAGGctaagaagaggaagcagaagaagcatGACCGTCAAAAAATGATAGAGGAGGCACATGAAGCAGATAAGGCCAAGTGGCAAGCATTTTCAACCAAAGTTAGAGGG aCAAAAAAGTTGAAGGGAGTCACCAAAAAGTCGATATTTGCCACTCCGGATGCAGCAAATGGAAGAGTTGGTATTGGCACTTGTGGCATTGGCGGCAAGCCCATGACGGAATACACTCACGCAGAAAAGTGGCGAAAAGGGACATAG